The stretch of DNA TTTTACCCTTTCTTTAGAGCAGGTAGATTCTTTGGAATAAATTCTTTCACCCAACTGGCCCGTGATTACTCCAATCTTACTATAATCAGGACTAATCCCAAAAGTAGCTCCGATTTTCACTAAGGCCGGAAAACTTGTCATCAGTATAATTTTATTTTTCCTGCAAAACTCCGACAATTTCTCAAAATTCTCTTTGTTGTATAAGGGATCATTCACCATGTAGAATGCGTCGGCTTTTCCTTTGATTTCTTCTAAGGCAGAACGAAAATCATCTGAAGAAGAAAGTCTTTTTTTGTGAAAATAAAGATTGTATTTTAAATCTGTGTATTCTCCCTCTGAGGCAACAAACTCACCGTCTGTGGTAGAATAAAAAGAATACACTCCCTTACTGTCGGGTAGAATATCTTTCAAAGTTTGAAAAAATTCCGAAACTGAAATATCCATACTTACACCACAAATATCTCCCGATTCCAATCCCAGAAATTTAGGAGAATTCACCATAGAAAAAACCAAAGGAGTCTTTTTCAAATATTCTCTTGCGAGTTTGGCGGCTGGTGCACCAATTGCAATAAACATCGGTATTCCAGAGGCTTCCAGTTCTCTAAAATACACGCTTAGGTCAGGGTTTTCTGATTTTAATATATCAAGGTAATTTATTTTTAATTCCATTTTAACGACTGACTGAATACCATAAAGACCCTGCTCATAAATCATACTATCCGAAGACATGAGCACTTCTACCGGTCTGGATTCTTTTGAAAATAGAGTAGTCGAATTCAGTAAAATAACGAATCCAAAAATCAATCTAACTGCACGAAAAAATATTGAGTTCTTTTTCATATTAGGCAGTTACCTTTGATTTTTCTTCCATGATCTTCTCTAAATGGCTCAAATTCAACTCTGCGGTTTTAAACCCGGGGCGTAGGTTGATCGCTCTTGTCCATTGCTCTTTTGCCTGCTCATATTTGCCTATTCGATAGTAGGTGCTGGCTAAATTATTTCTCGCATGGTGGTTGCCGGGTGCAAGAACGAGCGCTCTATTGTAATATTTGATTGCGTCTTCCAAATGCCCTGTCAAAGAAGAGCAATTGGCGACTCGGAATAGTACGTAGGAATTTTGCTCGTCTCCTCTCAATATCCTTTCGTACAAATTCTGAGCGTGCACATATCTCTTCGCTGCATAGTTTTGGTCTGCTTCTTTGATGAGTTTTTCTATTTCCTCTTTGGAAATAATAATCTCTTCGTCTTCCTTTTCTTCATCAGGGATATTCTTTTTAGCGCGGTCAATTGCAAACTTCAACTGAATAGCTACAGAATCGTCTGGATTTTTATCCAAGGCTCTACTGATCATAGTTTCTGCGCGCTTATAAATTTTTAGTTCAAGGTAGGACGCACTCAAATTGACTAAGTTTAAAAAATTATTCGGGTCTCTAAGAAATAGCCTCTCACCCACATCCACTGCTTCATTATACCTACCAATTTGTCTGTAAGCGTTGGATAAAGCGTAAATGTATTCATTGTCACCAGGATTAATTCCAAGGTATTGTTCTAAACACTCAATGGACTTAGAAATTTCTCCCTTATTAAAATACAATCTTGCAAGTAGTTTCAGTAAATCAGGAAACTTAGGATTGTCTTGGAATAGGTTTTCTACCTTTTCCAAAGCCTCAGTGTCCTTCCCTGCTTCAATTAAGCTATAGCCTTCGCTTACAGACGCTTGCACCTCATAAGGAATATCTTCCGGGCTTACCTCTTGCAAGTCTTCTTTAAAGCTCACTCTCAGTATAGAAAAATCATCTATCACCTTCCCTGTTTCGTGGACTCTTTTTGCTATTTTTTCTATGTTGCCCTCACCCTCTTCCACTCTGCGAAGAAACTCTGTCTCATCCTCATTCATGGACTCAAGCTCGCTTTCTTTGTCCTTTATCATCAGGTCGTCTCTACCGTCAGATCCCGTGATGATCACATCTCCCGGCATGAGTTGAAACACCCTCACAAAAAATCTTTCTTCTTGCTCTGGGGTACCGATTTTTCTGAGAGCCAACTCTTCTTCCAAGAAACTAGCTTTTCCGTCACGATACAGAACAGTCCAAGGGTGCTCTGCATTGATATAATACATCATGCCTGTTTCATTATCCACAAGTCCCAAACAAATAGAAATATACATACTCCCTTCAAAGGATAGAAAAACATTGTGCAGATCCAAGAATCTCTCTTTTAGCCAAATTTCAGGAAATAGTTTTTGATTTCTTTGCAGTCTGGATCGAATAAGCCCTGCATTGAACACTACCCCAAGAACTAAGGCTCCCCCTGCTCCTTGAATGGACTTTCCCATTGCATCTCCGTTTAGAAATGCTGTATAATCTCTATTGTTCAACCGAATCGTATCCGTAATACAAATATCCCCCCCAATCTCTGAATGCCATTGTCGAAACTCAAACTTCTTTTTTTGCTCCATGAAAAACTCTGTTTTCACAAACTGGCTGTTGTTGTTATTTGGTTGAAGTGGCTTCAATAATAGGGATGTCAAATAATAGTCACCGTCTTGCTGTACTTTTAAGGCGTGAACTTGTTGCAAAGTTTGGTTTAGCTCTTCTGTTCTTTGACGAACCTTGTCTTCCAAGTTTTGGGTAAAATCCTGAATCTGAGTGGTCATCTGGTTGAACTGGGCTGCAAGCTGTCCAAGCTCGTCTTGCCCGGTCAGTTTAATTCTATGGTTAAGATTTCCTCCTCCAATAATCCTTGCACCATCCGAAAGTTTATTAATAGGCTTTGTCATGTATATCGCCAATACAAGCGCAATCAACGCACCTATAATCAAGAGTATCCCGCCTACCCCAAAAATTGTAGTCCGAATCTTGACAACAGGCTCATAAACCTTTTCTTTATCGAATTCAAAAACTGCTGTTCCGACCCTCATTTTCTCTTTTTTGTAATCTATGAAAATCGGGTAAGCAAAACGTAAAACAATCTTAGAGCTTCCTTTTTGTGCTACCTCTTTCATATCAAGGGAAGTTAGTGTAGAAAAATATTTTAGATCAGACGGGTCAGCCCTTCTTCCTAACTCTTTTTCGTTTAACTCAGCAACGTATTTTCCGTCTATATTGATCAGATAGGAATCGAGTAAGCCGGAAATGTTACTCTCTTTTAGTCTGGAAACAGAGGTTCTTGTAGAATCAAAAGTTTCGTTGATAAGCAATTCTTCGGTTGCAAGGTTGGCAATATTGTTGGCTAAGTTTCTACATACTTCAAATGTCTTGTCTAATACTACCGCTTGGTTTCGATAAAGTACAATAGCCGATAAAGGAATGACACTGAATAACACTACCCCTGTTACAAGAATAATCAATTTGATCCGAATTTTCACATTTAAAAAAATTCTAAAAAAATTTTTTATAAGTCTCATGCTTAAACATCCTTTTATTCAACAAATCTAAAATGGCGTTTTACAATAAAAAATGAAATCTCCTAAATAAGAAAGCCTGTCAAAACCCTATTTACCCAATTTCCAAATGAAAATAATTTAAATTCATCCCATTTTTTCTTTTTTTCTCTGCAAAAACTCTAAAATTTTCTTTATTCCGAAAAGTATGTCAAGTGTTTTTCAAAAAAAGTGTAAGAATCTTATTTTTAAGAAAAAACAATGTTCACTATGGTGAAAAAATAAGATATACAGAAAATCCAAGAAACAATTAACAAAATTTTCTGCGCAATTAAAGAGTATAAGACATATTTCATTTGATTTCAAGACCACGAAAAAAAGATTAGTTTTACCAGTCTTCAAATACAATGAATTTTATTTTTTACACTGCCATCTTTTTTAGTATTTCTATTGGTTTTTATACTTTATTTCTGCATAAAAAACACTCCGGAATCATTTACTCATCTCTACTCTCTATCGTTAACGGAATTTGCCTCATCTTTGGCTCTTTGCACTTTTCTAAAGAAATCTACAATTACCCAAATCTACTCAGAGTAGAATTGATTTTTATCAGTCTTCTCGGAGGGTTCACCTACATTTCAACGAGAGCAGCATTGGCTCAATCTAACCGACCCAAACCAAACGACCTGTATTTTTTCATTGTCCCAAATTCTGTATTTTTTTACCTCTTGCCTTTTTTGCTATCAGACATAAGTGCGAAAGAATCTATATTGGGGATAAACACTGACTATTACGTGATTTTTGCAATTTGTGGAGTGAATCATTCTGTAGGAATATATTTTTCACATTTACTGTTTGTACAAAAATTAGACAAAAAAAAGAGTCTCTTACTAAAAATCTTTGCATCTATTGCAATTTTACTGAACCTATTTTCTTCATTGAATACATTCCTTATATTATCGGGAGGGTTCTCCTTCATTTTTTCTTTACCATCATTGGCTATTTCAATTGCAATAATAGTTCATCGCTACTTAGCCACAAAGAAAAATTCATCTGTCTATACTCGAGAGGAAATAGACCCGGATTCAATAAATTCAAAACCAAACTCTAAGCCATCTATCAAAGAAGAAGTGTTGCACTACCTTGAAAAAGAAAAACCTTTCCTAAATCCTGACTTCCAATTAAAAAATCTTTCCAAAGAATTTCAAATTTCTAAGGAAGAAACTTTGAAAGTTTTTTCTGAAAATTTTGGAAAAACTTTTTACGAGCTAATAAACGAATTCAAAGTCCAAGAAGCAATTAAAAAACTTCAAGATAAAAAGAATACAAAGAAAAGTATAACAAAAATTAGTATAGAATCCGGGTTTCGATCTAACTCCAATTTTTTGGCAATTTTTAAAAAAGCTACAGGCAAATCACCTGCCGAATACAGAAAATTTCAAAGATAAAAGTTTGGACTCCTATTTTTCAATATTTGAGTTTTTTAAAATACTTAAAAAAGAATTTTCCGGTATTTCAAACGGAACCTTCAACCGAATTTCTCCCATACCTCCACTCAGCACGTCTTTCAAAACATTTTTATGGTAGATCTCAGATACTTGAAAAGTTTTTGTATTTCTCTCGCTCGGAAAAAAAACCTCTACAGTATCTCCGATTTGCACCTTGTTCTTAATTTCAATTTGGATACTCTGTCCCTTTTTATCAAAAAATATCACCCGCCCCAAATACACTTGGTTTTGATTTCCACTCACCCCTTCTTCGTGATTCTGAAAATCCATCTCTTCCGAAGTTACTCTATCCTCCATTCCATAAGTCAGAAATCCTGAAAAATATTTTCTGGAGGCAACTTTTTCCAACTCCTTCAATAAGCCCCTGTCAAATGATTTTTCCTCTTTGATGTCGTCTAACGCATTTCTGTAAGACTTGGCTACTATTGCTACATAGTAATCGTTTTTGGTGCGTCCTTCCACTTTAATCGAATCTATTCCTGCCTCTGAAATTTCCTTCAAAAATTCAATCGCTCGAAGATCCTTGGAATTCATTAAATACGTTCCATTCTCATCTTCCTCGATTTCCATAAATTCATCGTTTTGTCTAAGATTTTTTACTACTACCTGATACTTATCCCTACAAGCGTTGTTGCACGCTCCTTGGTTTGCGTCTCTTTTTGCAAAATAATTACTCATAAAGCACCTTCCACTATGAGCTATACAAATCGAGCCGTGAACAAATACTTCCAATTCCATAGAAGGCACTTCGTTTTTAATTTCTCCTGCCTCTCGAATACTGACCTCTCTAGATAAAATTACCCTTTTTGCACCTATCTTTTCCCAAAATTTTACGGCCGCATAATTCATCGTATTTGTCTGAACCGAAATATGTATATCTATTTCTGGTGTACGCTCACGGGCAACTAGTATTAACCCCGGGTCTGCCATAATAAATGCGTCAGGCGACATTGCTGCCATTTCATCAAGATATTTTGGAAAATTCGGCAGTTTGGAATTTCTGGGGATTGCATTTATTGTAAAATATATTTTTTTGCCTAAACTTCGAGTAAAGGCGACCGCTTCCTTCAAAGACTCCAATCGAAATTCATTTTCTCTTGCACGAAGGGAATAGCGAGGAACCCCGCAATACACCGCATCCGCACCAAACAGAAATGCAGTCTTCATTTTCTCCGGACTTCCTGCGGGTAAAAGAAGCTCCGGAATTTTTATCCTTTTACTTTTTTCTTCTTCGGCTACTTTTTCTTTCAGAAGCCCCGCCTGCGCTATTGGATACATCTGTATTGATTTTCCTCTTTGTAATGTTAGACTGAAAAGATTTTTCTCCCTGACCTCCTAACTGAAAATCAAGGGACTCTTCGCCAATTTTTTTGTATTCAGTTTTTTCCTCTTTCCACTCGGTTTTATCCGTGACTTCCACTCTAAACAAAAATACGATAATTTCTCTTTTCAGATTGTCCACCATCTGATCAAAAAGTTTGAAACCTTGTAATTTGTATTCTACAAGTGGATTCTTTTCACCATAACCTACAGTCCAAATACCTTCTCTTAGGTGATCCATCGTATAGAGATGCTCTTTCCAGCGATGATCCAAAATATCGAGGAAAATACTTCTTTCCAAAGAAGACCATATATCCTTTGTCACCCTCTCCATTTTTGCACTGTAAGCTTCTTTTGCTTTGGAGGAAATGTGCTCAAAAAGTAAAAGTTGAGCCTTCCCTTTCAAGAAATCCTCTGCTTGGATATTTAGTTCCAAATTAATAGAAACTAGCCACTCGTTTATCCCTGCCAAATCCCACGAATTCGGATTATTTCCATCACAATAAGTCAGGATCTGATTTTCCACAACTTCATCAATCCATGCATAGATCAATTCGGAAACGTCATTTTTATAGAGAACGTCGTTTCTAATTTTGTAAATAAACATTCTTTGTCTGTTCATTACATCGTCGTATTCCAATAAATGTTTTCTAATATCGAAGTTATGGCTCTCTACTCTTTTCTGAGATCTGGCGATTGCGTTCGTTACCATTTTGTGCTCAATCTCCTGACCTTCCTCCATTCCTAATTTCAGCATAATCGAAGAAATTCGATCCGATCCAAAAATTCTCATCAGGTCATCTTCCAAAGAAAGATAAAACCTACTCGCTCCCGGATCCCCCTGCCGACCCGATCGTCCTCTCAACTGATTGTCTATTCTTCTTGCCTCGTGTCTTTCTGTTCCAAGAATAAATAGCCCTCCCTTTTCGAGAACTAAGTCGTGGCGCTCCTTCCAAAGAATAGCTTGCCCTAAAATATCTTCCGCTTTTTTTCTTTTTATCTGAGAAGATATACCGTTTACAAAATTCTTCGCATTTTCAAAATCTAATTTTTTAACGGCTTGCTTAAACTCAAGAATTGCAGACTCATCTTCTTGAAAAGAGTCTAACTGGTCTTTATACACTTGAATCCCACCGAGCACAATATCCGTTCCTCTTCCTGCCATATTGGTAGCTATGGTTATAGAAGAAGGTTTTCCGGCATTGGCAATAATCTCTGCTTCTTTTTCGTGGAATTTAGCGTTGAGTACATTATGTAGTAGCCCCAATCTCTTTAATTTATCGGAGAGAAGCTCCGATTTTTCTATGGAAATCGTTCCAACCAGTACCGGCTGCCCCTTCTTCTGCAATTCTTGAATTTCTTTAATAATTGCGTCAAATTTCTCTCTTTCAGTTCTGTAAACCTTGTCGGGATAATCTTTTCGCACCATTGGGACGTTAGGCGGAATCACAATCACATCTAAATTATAAATCTTTTTAAATTCTTCGGCTTCTGTATCGGCAGTTCCCGTCATCCCTGCTAATTTTGTATATATCCTAAAATAATTCTGAAATGTAATCGAAGCAAGAGTTTGGGACTCTCTTGCAATCGTCACCCTCTCTTTTGCCTCCAAGGCTTGGTGCAGCCCGTCAGAATATCGTCTTCCCGGCATCATCCTTCCGGTAAATTCATCTACAATAACCACCTCTCCGTTCTGAACTACATAGTTTACATTCTTATGGAAAATCTTATGAGCCTTTAAAGCCTGATGGATATGATGAACCAGCTCTACATTTTCCGGTGAATACAAATTCTCTACGCCAAGAATTTTCTCTACATTGCCAACACCCGCTTCTGTCAATAAGACGTTATGCGCCTTCTCATCGACTTCATAATCTGCTCCTTGGCTTAACTTTGGAATGATTCGATCAATTTTCACATATTTGTCGGTAGTCTCATCTGTGGATCCGGAAATAATTAAAGGCGTTCTTGCCTCATCTATGAGAATTGAGTCCACCTCGTCCACTATTGCAAAAAAATGCTCTCTTTGAACTTTGTGATCAGGAGAAGAGACCATATTGTCTCTCAAATAGTCAAAACCAAACTCATTGTTTGTTCCGTAAGTAATATCACATTGATAGGCTTCCTTTCTTTCGTCGTGCTCCATATCATGCTGAATGATACCGACAGTTACACCAAGAAACTCATAGATCGGTTTCATCCAATTTGCATCTCGTTTAGCGAGATAGTCGTTTACGGTAACTACGTGCACTCCTTTTCCAGCAAGAGAATTCAGGTATATGGCAAGAGTAGAAGTCAAGGTCTTTCCCTCTCCGGTTTTCATCTCTGCAATATTACCCTGATGGAGAGCGGTAGCCCCCATCATCTGTACATCGTAATGCCGAAGTCCAAGAGTTCTCTTGGCAGTTTCTCTAACAGTAGCAAAGGCTTCGGGAAGTATATCGTCTAACGTATCACCCTTGGCGAGCATTTCTTTTAAAACATGAGTTTGGTTCTTTAATTCTAAATCAGAGAGGTTACTGATTTTTTCTTCTAATATATTAATTTTTTCGACAACCGGAATCAGTTTCTTCAAGTCTCTTTCGTACTTGCTTCCGAATATCAAATTTAATGTCTTTTGAATCATTGATTTTTTCCGTTAAAATGAATTTATTTTTTTTTTCGGATCATATTTTGAAAAATAATCTTTCCGGTTTCTTCTGTTTCTTTCTGCATGTTTTCGTCCAAAAGAGGATATGCGTTAGACGACTTCCCAATAAAATCTTTGTGTACCACAGACCAATCTTTCACCATTTTCATCGTAGGCTCTAAATGGCACTGAATTCCAAACACTCTATCTTCATAAGAAAACATCTGATTTGGATAAACACCACCTGAAAGTAAGTGCTTGCCGCTTTTTGGAATTGTAAAAACATTCTCATGTAAATGAAATGCAGTAATGGAATTTTGATTTATTCCG from Leptospiraceae bacterium encodes:
- a CDS encoding peptide ABC transporter substrate-binding protein, producing MKKNSIFFRAVRLIFGFVILLNSTTLFSKESRPVEVLMSSDSMIYEQGLYGIQSVVKMELKINYLDILKSENPDLSVYFRELEASGIPMFIAIGAPAAKLAREYLKKTPLVFSMVNSPKFLGLESGDICGVSMDISVSEFFQTLKDILPDSKGVYSFYSTTDGEFVASEGEYTDLKYNLYFHKKRLSSSDDFRSALEEIKGKADAFYMVNDPLYNKENFEKLSEFCRKNKIILMTSFPALVKIGATFGISPDYSKIGVITGQLGERIYSKESTCSKERVKLPDQSSFFLNEEYAKKSGIKVPEAIVDRAKFTGLFVAGVNKLNEGKLKSAKIIFDEILKRDPKNVAASAYRELVIEKMTGTETKKYMLLANEHFQAGRFSQARAEYQKILNINPNLVSAKEGYQKSVLGQSEQERTSGNNALRAGKVFEAIKLFLASLRTLPSNTKASSDLSQTRSREIFKVPDYIKDGIKNYNNRDYENSITIFEDVLLVDPGNKEATEYLRLSYKKQEAIKVLIDKTKK
- a CDS encoding tetratricopeptide repeat protein gives rise to the protein MRLIKNFFRIFLNVKIRIKLIILVTGVVLFSVIPLSAIVLYRNQAVVLDKTFEVCRNLANNIANLATEELLINETFDSTRTSVSRLKESNISGLLDSYLINIDGKYVAELNEKELGRRADPSDLKYFSTLTSLDMKEVAQKGSSKIVLRFAYPIFIDYKKEKMRVGTAVFEFDKEKVYEPVVKIRTTIFGVGGILLIIGALIALVLAIYMTKPINKLSDGARIIGGGNLNHRIKLTGQDELGQLAAQFNQMTTQIQDFTQNLEDKVRQRTEELNQTLQQVHALKVQQDGDYYLTSLLLKPLQPNNNNSQFVKTEFFMEQKKKFEFRQWHSEIGGDICITDTIRLNNRDYTAFLNGDAMGKSIQGAGGALVLGVVFNAGLIRSRLQRNQKLFPEIWLKERFLDLHNVFLSFEGSMYISICLGLVDNETGMMYYINAEHPWTVLYRDGKASFLEEELALRKIGTPEQEERFFVRVFQLMPGDVIITGSDGRDDLMIKDKESELESMNEDETEFLRRVEEGEGNIEKIAKRVHETGKVIDDFSILRVSFKEDLQEVSPEDIPYEVQASVSEGYSLIEAGKDTEALEKVENLFQDNPKFPDLLKLLARLYFNKGEISKSIECLEQYLGINPGDNEYIYALSNAYRQIGRYNEAVDVGERLFLRDPNNFLNLVNLSASYLELKIYKRAETMISRALDKNPDDSVAIQLKFAIDRAKKNIPDEEKEDEEIIISKEEIEKLIKEADQNYAAKRYVHAQNLYERILRGDEQNSYVLFRVANCSSLTGHLEDAIKYYNRALVLAPGNHHARNNLASTYYRIGKYEQAKEQWTRAINLRPGFKTAELNLSHLEKIMEEKSKVTA
- a CDS encoding AraC family transcriptional regulator yields the protein MNFIFYTAIFFSISIGFYTLFLHKKHSGIIYSSLLSIVNGICLIFGSLHFSKEIYNYPNLLRVELIFISLLGGFTYISTRAALAQSNRPKPNDLYFFIVPNSVFFYLLPFLLSDISAKESILGINTDYYVIFAICGVNHSVGIYFSHLLFVQKLDKKKSLLLKIFASIAILLNLFSSLNTFLILSGGFSFIFSLPSLAISIAIIVHRYLATKKNSSVYTREEIDPDSINSKPNSKPSIKEEVLHYLEKEKPFLNPDFQLKNLSKEFQISKEETLKVFSENFGKTFYELINEFKVQEAIKKLQDKKNTKKSITKISIESGFRSNSNFLAIFKKATGKSPAEYRKFQR
- a CDS encoding U32 family peptidase C-terminal domain-containing protein, with protein sequence MYPIAQAGLLKEKVAEEEKSKRIKIPELLLPAGSPEKMKTAFLFGADAVYCGVPRYSLRARENEFRLESLKEAVAFTRSLGKKIYFTINAIPRNSKLPNFPKYLDEMAAMSPDAFIMADPGLILVARERTPEIDIHISVQTNTMNYAAVKFWEKIGAKRVILSREVSIREAGEIKNEVPSMELEVFVHGSICIAHSGRCFMSNYFAKRDANQGACNNACRDKYQVVVKNLRQNDEFMEIEEDENGTYLMNSKDLRAIEFLKEISEAGIDSIKVEGRTKNDYYVAIVAKSYRNALDDIKEEKSFDRGLLKELEKVASRKYFSGFLTYGMEDRVTSEEMDFQNHEEGVSGNQNQVYLGRVIFFDKKGQSIQIEIKNKVQIGDTVEVFFPSERNTKTFQVSEIYHKNVLKDVLSGGMGEIRLKVPFEIPENSFLSILKNSNIEK
- the secA gene encoding preprotein translocase subunit SecA, translating into MIQKTLNLIFGSKYERDLKKLIPVVEKINILEEKISNLSDLELKNQTHVLKEMLAKGDTLDDILPEAFATVRETAKRTLGLRHYDVQMMGATALHQGNIAEMKTGEGKTLTSTLAIYLNSLAGKGVHVVTVNDYLAKRDANWMKPIYEFLGVTVGIIQHDMEHDERKEAYQCDITYGTNNEFGFDYLRDNMVSSPDHKVQREHFFAIVDEVDSILIDEARTPLIISGSTDETTDKYVKIDRIIPKLSQGADYEVDEKAHNVLLTEAGVGNVEKILGVENLYSPENVELVHHIHQALKAHKIFHKNVNYVVQNGEVVIVDEFTGRMMPGRRYSDGLHQALEAKERVTIARESQTLASITFQNYFRIYTKLAGMTGTADTEAEEFKKIYNLDVIVIPPNVPMVRKDYPDKVYRTEREKFDAIIKEIQELQKKGQPVLVGTISIEKSELLSDKLKRLGLLHNVLNAKFHEKEAEIIANAGKPSSITIATNMAGRGTDIVLGGIQVYKDQLDSFQEDESAILEFKQAVKKLDFENAKNFVNGISSQIKRKKAEDILGQAILWKERHDLVLEKGGLFILGTERHEARRIDNQLRGRSGRQGDPGASRFYLSLEDDLMRIFGSDRISSIMLKLGMEEGQEIEHKMVTNAIARSQKRVESHNFDIRKHLLEYDDVMNRQRMFIYKIRNDVLYKNDVSELIYAWIDEVVENQILTYCDGNNPNSWDLAGINEWLVSINLELNIQAEDFLKGKAQLLLFEHISSKAKEAYSAKMERVTKDIWSSLERSIFLDILDHRWKEHLYTMDHLREGIWTVGYGEKNPLVEYKLQGFKLFDQMVDNLKREIIVFLFRVEVTDKTEWKEEKTEYKKIGEESLDFQLGGQGEKSFQSNITKRKINTDVSNSAGGASERKSSRRRKK